A genomic window from Slackia heliotrinireducens DSM 20476 includes:
- a CDS encoding 4Fe-4S dicluster domain-containing protein, with protein MSQMGFLLDQKYCIGCQTCQHACRVRHGLEPGTYPRKATSSQIQVVGPFLSMACNHCTAPACVAVCPVGALTKREDDGIVVHDPEICIGCLSCQQACPYDHPQLNTITGKMVKCDMCAALQDKGETPACVEACPVKVLTVGTIEDLEAQGGVKEGVDFTYAETEPNFRFIPID; from the coding sequence ATGAGCCAGATGGGATTCCTGCTCGATCAGAAATACTGCATCGGCTGCCAGACCTGCCAGCATGCCTGCCGCGTGCGCCACGGCTTGGAGCCGGGAACCTACCCGCGCAAGGCCACCAGCAGCCAGATTCAGGTCGTCGGCCCGTTTTTGAGCATGGCCTGCAACCACTGCACCGCCCCGGCATGCGTGGCCGTCTGCCCCGTAGGCGCTCTCACCAAGCGCGAGGATGACGGCATCGTCGTCCACGACCCTGAGATCTGCATCGGATGCCTTTCCTGCCAGCAGGCCTGCCCCTACGACCACCCGCAGCTGAACACCATCACCGGCAAGATGGTCAAATGCGACATGTGCGCCGCCCTGCAGGACAAGGGCGAAACCCCTGCCTGCGTTGAGGCTTGCCCCGTCAAGGTGCTCACCGTGGGCACCATCGAGGATTTGGAAGCCCAGGGCGGAGTAAAGGAAGGCGTCGATTTCACCTACGCCGAAACCGAGCCCAACTTCCGCTTCATCCCCATCGATTAA
- a CDS encoding TorD/DmsD family molecular chaperone yields MTGINTPFENNAEYADFALYRSQMYAAASAAFTTEPTCEELQTLVEAACASDGSDCLRDCELNLFEHLQTYRDEDPSELRTRVATEYAELFVGPRPPLAPLYESVYVGAVKRLNTDVTMQVRRFYENHGFTAVNRNRVPNDHIGLELEFMARLCALEAEAAMRDDHAECDRLRHVQLEFLALHLSAWVDLFASRLSQAWCADYYDAWARFVQSFIKEDDAYLSASLGIAA; encoded by the coding sequence ATGACCGGCATCAACACACCGTTCGAGAACAACGCCGAATACGCCGACTTCGCCCTGTATCGTTCGCAGATGTACGCTGCTGCATCGGCCGCATTCACCACCGAACCGACCTGCGAGGAACTGCAGACCCTGGTGGAAGCCGCCTGTGCATCCGACGGCTCCGACTGCCTTCGCGATTGCGAACTCAACCTGTTCGAGCACCTGCAGACCTACCGCGACGAGGATCCCTCTGAACTGCGGACCCGCGTGGCGACGGAATATGCCGAGCTGTTCGTAGGACCGCGCCCTCCGCTGGCCCCCTTGTACGAGTCGGTCTACGTCGGCGCCGTGAAACGGCTGAACACCGATGTGACCATGCAGGTGCGCAGGTTCTACGAGAACCACGGGTTCACGGCGGTCAACCGCAACAGGGTGCCCAACGACCATATCGGCCTTGAGCTTGAATTCATGGCGCGGCTCTGCGCGCTGGAGGCCGAAGCCGCGATGCGCGACGACCATGCCGAATGCGACCGGCTTCGCCATGTGCAGCTGGAGTTTTTGGCACTGCACCTGTCCGCCTGGGTGGACCTGTTCGCTTCCCGCCTGTCCCAGGCGTGGTGTGCGGATTACTACGACGCATGGGCGCGCTTCGTCCAGAGCTTCATAAAAGAGGACGACGCCTACCTGAGCGCATCTTTGGGCATTGCCGCCTAG
- a CDS encoding ferric reductase-like transmembrane domain-containing protein, protein MEVILCLIVTSIAVWLLRKPIAKAPWAFYIAAAALSLAFGTGLVSNLSYQAAMLLTPVMRRCELAFALLAVVMFTGILPKDSKLRLQLVPIRGYLAIIAAILASCHIFLYGRAYLAKVGVAFGGLNTATYAALAFAVALAVLLAVLSVTSVRMVRHRMSPQSWRTLQKASYVFFPLIGVHALLMIGPAALAGGPSAGNALAYLVVIVAYIAARLARAAADRRGVCDDAR, encoded by the coding sequence ATGGAGGTCATCCTCTGTCTGATTGTCACCTCGATCGCCGTCTGGCTGCTGCGAAAACCCATTGCGAAGGCCCCTTGGGCCTTCTATATAGCAGCCGCGGCGTTGAGCCTGGCGTTCGGAACCGGTCTTGTTTCAAACTTGAGCTATCAAGCCGCCATGTTGCTCACGCCCGTCATGAGACGCTGCGAGCTTGCCTTCGCGCTGCTGGCCGTCGTCATGTTCACAGGCATCCTTCCCAAGGACTCGAAACTGCGCCTGCAGCTTGTCCCCATCCGCGGGTATTTGGCCATCATCGCGGCAATTCTGGCATCCTGCCACATCTTCCTGTATGGAAGGGCCTACCTTGCGAAAGTCGGGGTGGCCTTCGGCGGGTTGAACACCGCCACCTATGCCGCCCTCGCCTTCGCCGTCGCGTTGGCGGTGCTGCTGGCCGTGCTCTCCGTAACGTCGGTGCGCATGGTGCGCCACCGCATGAGCCCACAATCTTGGCGCACGTTGCAGAAGGCGTCGTACGTGTTCTTCCCTCTGATCGGCGTGCATGCGCTGCTCATGATCGGACCCGCAGCGCTTGCGGGAGGCCCGTCGGCCGGCAACGCCTTGGCGTATCTGGTCGTCATCGTCGCCTACATCGCCGCACGGCTCGCCCGAGCGGCCGCGGACAGACGCGGGGTCTGCGACGACGCACGGTAG
- a CDS encoding MATE family efflux transporter gives MYQGSAAKVFARYAIPQMIGLLFNSVYIIVDGVFIGNRLGSMALAATGVAVPVVELLIALSMAVTAGAGVVVSTRIAKREHEQAVRAFHTCLVLQGIIGLSVVILGNLFIHPLAKLLGATPDIQAMTVTYLRYVLSFAPFLLFGYLLGGLARNDGKPKLAMVALSAGSLSNILLDYVFMYPLNMGIAGAALATGIGPIVSMAILLPHFFAGKGVLRFQKTALSGNDARSFLRLGLPSFVMEFSIGMVTFLMNFGIVRYGFGENGLAAYLIIGYLMLIVFTLFLGMAEGLQPAFSYLHAAGDHTKLKALLRFAACVFTAVGVVSYVLVLFFSIRFYSIFTPEAHEVAVMAAQKSTWYFCGLAFAGINILSISYYQATAQTGNALLISSLRGFVLPALLILILPAACGPELLWICHSTAEIMTTLVCLACATHLLRR, from the coding sequence ATGTACCAAGGTTCGGCGGCAAAGGTGTTCGCACGATACGCTATTCCGCAGATGATCGGTCTGCTCTTCAATTCGGTGTACATAATCGTCGACGGCGTGTTCATCGGCAACCGGCTCGGCAGCATGGCCTTAGCGGCAACCGGCGTCGCCGTGCCCGTGGTCGAGCTGCTCATCGCGTTGAGTATGGCCGTGACCGCCGGGGCGGGCGTGGTGGTTTCGACGCGCATCGCAAAGCGCGAGCACGAACAGGCGGTCAGAGCCTTCCATACCTGCCTGGTGCTCCAGGGAATAATCGGGCTGTCCGTCGTCATCCTGGGCAACCTGTTCATCCACCCCTTGGCGAAGCTTCTGGGCGCCACTCCTGACATCCAGGCCATGACGGTAACCTACCTTCGCTACGTCCTGTCTTTCGCACCGTTTTTGCTGTTCGGCTACCTGCTCGGCGGCCTTGCCAGAAACGACGGCAAACCGAAGCTGGCCATGGTGGCGCTGTCGGCAGGCTCGCTTTCGAACATCCTTCTCGACTACGTGTTCATGTACCCTTTGAACATGGGCATCGCAGGCGCGGCGCTGGCAACAGGCATCGGCCCCATCGTCAGCATGGCCATCCTGCTCCCCCACTTCTTCGCGGGAAAGGGCGTGCTGCGCTTCCAAAAGACTGCGCTTTCCGGCAACGACGCGCGAAGCTTCCTGCGGCTCGGCCTTCCGTCATTCGTCATGGAGTTCAGCATCGGCATGGTCACGTTCCTCATGAACTTCGGCATCGTCCGCTACGGCTTCGGCGAAAACGGGCTGGCGGCATACCTCATCATAGGCTACCTGATGCTCATCGTGTTCACGCTGTTCCTGGGGATGGCAGAGGGACTCCAACCTGCGTTCAGTTACCTGCATGCGGCGGGCGACCACACCAAGCTCAAGGCCCTGCTGCGCTTCGCCGCCTGCGTGTTCACGGCCGTAGGCGTAGTGTCGTACGTCCTGGTGCTGTTCTTCTCCATCCGGTTCTATTCGATTTTCACGCCCGAGGCCCACGAAGTGGCCGTCATGGCCGCTCAGAAGAGTACCTGGTATTTCTGCGGATTGGCCTTCGCGGGCATCAACATCCTGTCGATTTCCTATTACCAAGCCACCGCCCAAACAGGAAACGCCCTGCTTATCTCGTCTCTCAGGGGCTTCGTGCTCCCGGCGCTGCTCATTCTTATCTTGCCGGCGGCATGCGGCCCGGAGCTGCTCTGGATCTGCCATTCGACCGCCGAAATTATGACCACGCTCGTCTGCCTCGCATGCGCCACCCACCTTCTCCGCCGCTAG
- a CDS encoding MerR family transcriptional regulator, with protein MRTVHEVSDLSGISIRTLQYYDRIGLLHPTERTQAGYRLYSDDDLARLQQILLFRELEFPLKDIKRIINSPDFDRSKALEQQIELLELQRSRIARLIALARELKEKGTGMPTFEPFDTKKIDEYAAQAKASWGSTPEWKEYESKSAGRTDEEERSMGEELLSLFKPFGQMAAEGADPASEKAREQAKRIQDYITEHFYTCTDEVFLQLSRAYGAGGEFTRNIDAHAGSGAGAFAMHAIEAYIEG; from the coding sequence ATGCGAACGGTACACGAGGTTAGCGACCTGTCAGGCATCAGCATCCGCACGCTGCAGTACTACGACAGAATAGGGCTTCTGCACCCCACCGAACGCACACAGGCAGGTTACCGCCTGTACAGCGACGACGACCTGGCGCGGCTTCAGCAGATACTGCTGTTCCGCGAGCTGGAGTTTCCGCTCAAAGACATCAAAAGGATAATCAACAGCCCGGATTTCGACCGGTCGAAGGCCTTGGAGCAGCAGATCGAGCTTTTGGAGCTGCAACGCAGCCGCATCGCCCGCCTGATCGCACTGGCCCGGGAATTGAAAGAGAAAGGAACCGGCATGCCGACATTCGAACCGTTCGACACGAAGAAAATCGACGAATACGCCGCACAGGCGAAGGCTTCGTGGGGCTCCACCCCCGAGTGGAAGGAATACGAAAGCAAATCGGCCGGACGCACGGACGAGGAGGAGCGATCGATGGGCGAAGAGCTGCTGTCCCTGTTCAAGCCCTTCGGGCAAATGGCGGCCGAAGGTGCGGACCCTGCAAGCGAGAAGGCCCGCGAACAGGCGAAACGCATCCAGGATTACATCACCGAACACTTCTATACCTGCACGGACGAAGTGTTCCTGCAGCTGAGCCGGGCCTACGGCGCAGGCGGCGAGTTCACGCGCAACATCGATGCCCACGCAGGCTCCGGAGCTGGTGCGTTCGCCATGCATGCGATCGAGGCGTATATCGAAGGCTAG
- a CDS encoding YecA family protein encodes MLEKNDGSTIDFLSASREIQSMKLEGDGTRWKADPQREYGRSRKTPFPPSVGLHRGALAGLTWEEREKAVKESSGWESFRSEIDSAIQSHYDTAWNAALDDAVHLKPVESIQELMTEMGDKGGSISKKSFLDSLYRSQNPQLSAMGDALSEKPDEFFADLALSAARSYTLGDLTKDLDAAYPEVFDLMKRLAASGYRLDFEKRPEAFALRETIHDAAPFVRSFNHDGTLTVILMEEYRDIFDEVDWDEQDRRRSAVEHAIQCAGSMAFFCGIAPVSDVHKQFRAWYPDEDLWTDESDFLQLLHSLCVQRDIADTGFVCSKTGGELPPSIVSYGVMEACGAFDENMSDQQIEDEIDEYIAILTPRRETVGFNGLPNGAKGKDPFEYCYELPQVRRMVAFLDAHVPDDDDDYEYADRTTDMLLMLTISNLGSPQDVLRTVLDSELVVIETQGELREFSDCFMTMSNALPCWMNYGRSAYDLNDLATGQKSFYDEFGRKIKVGRNDPCPCGSGKKYKKCCGR; translated from the coding sequence ATGCTGGAAAAGAACGACGGCTCGACCATTGATTTTCTCTCCGCATCACGTGAAATTCAGAGCATGAAGCTCGAAGGCGACGGCACCCGATGGAAAGCAGACCCGCAACGCGAATACGGACGCTCCCGCAAGACCCCCTTCCCTCCGAGCGTGGGACTTCACCGCGGGGCGCTAGCGGGACTCACTTGGGAAGAGCGCGAGAAAGCCGTAAAGGAAAGCAGCGGTTGGGAATCGTTTCGTTCTGAAATTGATTCGGCCATACAATCGCACTACGACACTGCCTGGAACGCAGCGCTTGACGACGCGGTCCATCTTAAGCCTGTCGAAAGCATCCAGGAGCTCATGACCGAGATGGGCGACAAGGGCGGCAGCATCTCCAAAAAAAGCTTTTTGGACAGCCTCTATCGCAGCCAGAACCCGCAGCTATCCGCGATGGGCGACGCCCTGAGCGAAAAGCCCGACGAGTTCTTCGCCGACTTGGCCTTGAGCGCCGCCCGAAGTTATACCCTGGGCGATCTGACGAAGGATTTGGACGCCGCCTATCCTGAAGTTTTCGACCTGATGAAGCGTCTTGCCGCCTCGGGCTACCGCCTGGACTTCGAAAAGAGGCCGGAAGCCTTCGCGCTGCGGGAAACCATCCATGATGCCGCTCCGTTCGTCCGGAGCTTCAACCATGATGGCACCCTTACTGTGATCCTGATGGAAGAATACCGCGACATCTTCGACGAGGTTGATTGGGATGAGCAGGACAGACGCCGAAGCGCTGTTGAGCACGCGATTCAATGCGCCGGGTCGATGGCGTTCTTCTGCGGAATCGCCCCAGTCAGCGACGTGCACAAGCAGTTCCGCGCATGGTATCCGGACGAAGACCTGTGGACCGACGAATCGGATTTCCTCCAACTGCTGCATTCCTTGTGCGTACAACGCGACATTGCGGATACAGGATTCGTCTGCAGCAAGACCGGCGGGGAGCTTCCGCCATCAATCGTATCCTACGGCGTGATGGAAGCCTGCGGCGCCTTCGACGAGAACATGAGCGACCAGCAGATCGAAGACGAAATCGACGAGTACATCGCCATTCTGACACCAAGGCGCGAAACCGTCGGGTTCAACGGGCTTCCCAATGGCGCCAAGGGCAAAGATCCTTTCGAGTACTGCTACGAGCTGCCGCAGGTACGACGTATGGTCGCCTTCCTGGATGCGCACGTACCCGACGACGATGACGACTACGAGTACGCAGACCGCACGACAGACATGCTGCTGATGCTGACGATATCGAACCTCGGAAGCCCGCAGGATGTGTTGCGCACCGTTCTGGACAGCGAACTCGTCGTAATCGAAACGCAAGGCGAGCTCAGGGAGTTCAGCGATTGCTTCATGACCATGTCGAACGCCCTCCCCTGTTGGATGAACTACGGCCGGTCCGCTTACGATCTGAACGACCTCGCCACCGGGCAGAAGTCGTTCTACGACGAGTTCGGCCGCAAGATCAAGGTCGGACGCAACGACCCATGCCCGTGCGGAAGCGGAAAGAAGTACAAGAAGTGCTGCGGCAGATAG
- a CDS encoding SDR family NAD(P)-dependent oxidoreductase codes for MNAKPTALVTGASSGLGAEISRVLAQEGFDLVLVARSEGKLFALKNELEDRYHVTAHVFASDLAQEDAALDVYDFVLERELRIDILVNNAGFGDSGTFHEADWSRQRDMVQVNVVALMQLTHLLVPHMVERGAGMVMNLSSVAAFCAGPYMSIYYASKAFVLSFSEALYEELAGTGVTVTALCPGPTATGFEAAADMGAGSTMFRHADDAATVAKRGCEAMLKGKAVSMQGAVTKRLAFASRLVPRSVARKFAMRMNR; via the coding sequence GTGAACGCAAAGCCGACCGCCCTGGTCACAGGCGCATCGAGCGGCCTTGGGGCCGAGATTTCCCGCGTGCTCGCGCAGGAGGGTTTCGACCTTGTGCTTGTCGCCCGTAGCGAAGGCAAGCTTTTCGCCCTCAAAAACGAGCTCGAGGACCGCTACCACGTAACGGCACACGTATTCGCAAGCGACCTTGCGCAGGAAGATGCTGCGCTCGATGTGTACGATTTCGTGCTTGAGCGCGAGCTGCGCATCGACATCTTAGTGAACAACGCCGGATTCGGCGACTCGGGGACTTTCCACGAGGCTGACTGGAGCCGTCAGCGCGACATGGTGCAGGTGAACGTCGTCGCCCTGATGCAGCTTACGCATCTGTTGGTGCCGCATATGGTCGAACGCGGCGCCGGCATGGTTATGAACCTTTCATCCGTCGCCGCGTTCTGTGCGGGACCCTATATGTCTATCTATTATGCAAGCAAGGCGTTCGTGCTCAGTTTCTCCGAGGCCCTGTATGAGGAGCTTGCGGGCACAGGCGTTACAGTAACCGCGCTTTGCCCTGGTCCCACGGCCACCGGATTCGAAGCGGCCGCCGACATGGGCGCCGGTTCGACGATGTTCCGCCATGCGGATGACGCCGCAACGGTGGCCAAGCGCGGCTGCGAAGCCATGCTGAAGGGCAAGGCCGTCAGCATGCAGGGTGCTGTCACGAAGCGGCTTGCCTTTGCATCGCGGCTCGTCCCTCGTTCGGTCGCCCGTAAGTTCGCCATGCGCATGAACCGTTAG
- a CDS encoding N-acyl homoserine lactonase family protein, whose translation MSDIKIHVFHTGEVCVAPDLPFGGDNCTAVKASGIFGKKEDRLWLPVSAYLIEHPKGLFLVDTGWARAMSPEGVFDKKAQIKSLGSWVLYKVNQGRIGMGECIDEQLAAMGVATSDIDAVLLTHLDCDHANGIAQVADAKRFVVAADEVRFASKASSRVRYNKDWWGMVELDAVEWNGALGPFGKSFDLLGDGSIQLINIPGHADGLFAVKVTNGEGKFVLLFSDGGYARKSWEEQITSGIAADKAKQKRSLAWIREQSLDPLCVESLANHDPDIEPHVIEL comes from the coding sequence ATGTCCGATATCAAAATCCATGTGTTCCATACCGGCGAAGTGTGCGTGGCACCCGACCTGCCCTTCGGCGGCGACAACTGCACCGCCGTGAAGGCGTCCGGCATCTTCGGCAAGAAGGAGGACCGTCTGTGGCTGCCCGTGTCCGCTTACCTTATCGAGCACCCAAAAGGCCTCTTCCTCGTGGATACCGGCTGGGCGCGCGCCATGAGCCCAGAGGGGGTATTCGATAAGAAGGCGCAGATCAAGTCGCTCGGCTCATGGGTCCTTTACAAGGTGAACCAGGGGCGCATCGGCATGGGGGAATGCATCGACGAACAGCTGGCGGCCATGGGTGTCGCGACGAGCGACATCGATGCGGTGCTGCTCACCCATCTGGACTGCGACCATGCGAACGGAATCGCACAGGTGGCCGACGCCAAGCGCTTCGTGGTGGCGGCCGACGAGGTCCGATTCGCCAGCAAGGCGAGCAGCCGCGTGCGGTACAACAAGGATTGGTGGGGGATGGTCGAGCTTGACGCGGTCGAATGGAACGGCGCTTTGGGTCCCTTCGGCAAGTCCTTCGACCTTCTGGGCGACGGCTCCATCCAGCTTATCAACATCCCGGGGCACGCTGACGGCTTGTTCGCCGTGAAGGTTACCAATGGCGAAGGTAAGTTCGTGCTGCTTTTCAGCGACGGAGGCTATGCCCGCAAAAGCTGGGAGGAGCAGATCACGAGCGGCATCGCTGCCGACAAGGCCAAGCAGAAAAGGTCGCTCGCGTGGATCCGCGAACAGAGCCTCGACCCGTTGTGCGTGGAGTCGCTGGCAAACCACGATCCCGATATCGAACCGCACGTCATCGAGCTGTAA
- a CDS encoding TetR/AcrR family transcriptional regulator, translated as MPRPRKDDPQSAATSRIEAAFWRLLEEVGYSEITVRRISQAAGINRNSFYYHYESMEDLARKAFLNNAASAHQTVHRAGGAMAPHTSLT; from the coding sequence ATGCCGCGACCGAGGAAGGACGACCCGCAGTCGGCCGCCACGTCCAGAATCGAGGCTGCATTCTGGAGGCTTTTGGAGGAAGTCGGATACTCCGAGATAACCGTGAGGCGCATATCTCAGGCGGCCGGCATCAACCGCAACTCGTTCTATTATCATTACGAGAGCATGGAGGATCTGGCCCGCAAGGCATTCCTGAACAATGCGGCATCCGCCCATCAAACTGTCCATCGGGCTGGCGGTGCCATGGCGCCGCACACGTCACTTACATAA
- a CDS encoding HXXEE domain-containing protein yields the protein MLKSLVNHWHEVSVFLAGAVAVCAILLVEDPVQKCLLAAIVAMLLHFFEEFGFPGGFPHMGVKALLGSDEPDSTKWHCNNLNSMFGNWTALLLLYIVPLLLPGVRFLTLSAMMFLFAEVLMHLVLFNMRQKSLYNPGMVTGVVLMGAIGIYYFTSVFDASAVVWWDWALAVVWFVAVFVLCFRSPLYWKLGDKPGFPLTQQTAFGLAARSVDGEAGRASNIAFAESRE from the coding sequence GTGTTGAAGAGCCTGGTCAACCATTGGCACGAGGTATCCGTTTTCCTGGCAGGAGCAGTGGCTGTCTGCGCGATTCTGCTGGTCGAGGACCCTGTGCAGAAATGCCTGCTCGCCGCCATCGTAGCGATGCTGTTGCACTTCTTTGAGGAGTTCGGCTTCCCCGGCGGCTTTCCGCATATGGGAGTGAAGGCGCTGTTGGGAAGCGACGAGCCCGACTCCACGAAATGGCACTGCAACAACCTGAATTCCATGTTCGGCAACTGGACCGCGCTGCTGCTGCTCTACATCGTGCCGTTGCTTTTGCCGGGGGTGCGGTTCCTGACGCTGTCGGCCATGATGTTCCTGTTCGCCGAGGTGCTCATGCATCTGGTGCTGTTCAACATGCGGCAGAAAAGCCTCTACAACCCTGGCATGGTGACGGGCGTCGTGCTCATGGGCGCTATCGGCATATACTACTTCACTTCCGTGTTCGATGCATCGGCGGTCGTGTGGTGGGACTGGGCGCTGGCAGTCGTATGGTTCGTCGCGGTATTCGTGCTCTGCTTCCGCTCGCCTTTGTACTGGAAGCTTGGCGACAAGCCTGGATTCCCCTTGACGCAGCAGACCGCATTCGGCCTTGCAGCCAGGTCCGTAGACGGCGAGGCCGGCAGGGCATCAAACATTGCCTTTGCCGAGAGCCGCGAATAA